The sequence AACCAAAACGGTGGGGGGCGCTTCGTTCGAGGTGGGAGCAGACACAGTTCAGAGCCCTTCATTGGTTCGTAGATGCCGAGAGACCGGGATTGGGGGATCCGGAGGCCGCGCAGGCCTGGCCTGCGCATCCCGCATCCCCACGCCTGCGGTCGCATCCGTGCAAGCCTCGGCGACGTGCGGTGCGCAACGGCTCAGAATCAGCACTCTCTGTAGTATTGCTGCCATGTCGCGTCCTGAGATCGCTGATTCCGACATTCTCGAGCCGGATGATGTGCGAATCCTTCGCGCCCTTCAGATTGATCCGCGGGTCGGGTTCGCGACCGTGGCGATGGTCCTCGGACTCTCCGAGCCGACCGTCGCCCGCCGCTACCGCCGCATGCGGCGTGCCGGGGCGATCCGGGTGATCGGGGTCGTCGATCCTGGAGCGCTCGGGCAGAGCCGGTGGATGGTGCGCCTGCGCTGCCGGCCCGGCAGCGCCACGGCCATCGCCGAGGCACTTGCGCAACGCGACGACATCAGCTGGGTCGCCCTGAACGCTGCCGGCTCCGAGGTCACCTGCGCCGTGCGCTCGCGGTCACAGGAACAACGCGACGACCTGCTCGGCCGCCGGCTCCCCCGCACCGCCGCCGTGCTCGACCTACAGGCATCGGTGCTGCTCCGTCAGTTCGTCGGCGGACGCGGGCACTACTGGGCGGCACTCGCCGGATCCCTGACCCCCGAGCAGGAGTCCGCCCTGGGGTCCGGCGACAACCCGTTCACCGAACGGCCGGTTGTGCGGAATCAGCCCTCACAGCTCAGCGCCCAGGACGAGAAGCTGCTCGCGGCCCTCGCCGCCGACGGACGGGCGAGCCTCGTCCACCTCGCAGCCGCGGCCGACCTCACACCGGGCCGAGCATCACGACGTCTGCACGCACTGCTTTCCGGCGGAGTGGTCCACATCGACGTGGAGATCGCACCGATGGCCCTGGGATACCGAGCCCGGGCGAACCTGTGGATGCGAGCCCACCCAGGCAAGATCAAGGCCGTCGGGCGGGCCATGGCGCAGATGCCCGAGGTGGGATTCGCCGCCGCGGTATCCGGACCGTACAACCTCCATGCCGTCGTACAGTGCCGCGATCTGGACGAGCTGTTCGAGTTCGCCACCGACCGCGTCGGAAACCTGCCCGGTGTCGAAGGCATGGAGATCAGCCCCGTCGAACGCCAGATCAAACAGGCCGGAACCCGAGTCGACGGCGACCGGCTGACCGACCCGCCGAGTGAGCACAACCGCCGGTGATACCCGCGGCGGAAACACTCGGGGCACGCCCATCCTGGGCACGTACACCACCGGCTCCTGGGTATCCGGGCCGAACCCTGGCGCGTTGACCGAGCCGGTCGACCGCGCGCCGCCCGAGGCCCCCGCCGAGCACCCCCTCGTCGCCTACCGCTACCCCGCCACCACCTACGCTCCGGACCAAGTCATCGACGAGGAGGCGCACGACTGGTTCCGCTCCCCTACCGACGAGGAGTGTCCCAAGAACTACACCCACGCGGTCGGCATCGACGTTTACATGGCCTTTGCCGCCGCCAACCGGCTCGTCATCGGCACCGGCCCGGCAACCCACGTGAAAAACCCGGCGTTCGAGCCCAAGTTGCCCGGCTCCTGGCTGGTCGGCCTCGCGCACATCGAGACCGACCCCCGGCTGCTCATCCCCTTCACCCCCAGGGGGCCCGGCCGGCCGGACACTGCCTGGTAGGCGACATCGACCGTCGCTACGCGGTGGCACTTGGCTACGACGTGACACCGGCAGAGGCGTACGCCCGCCACGAGCACGCGGCCCATTTCGACGCCTGGTACACCCACCTGCGCGACGCCTACATCGCGACCATGGCCAGCGGGGCTGAGCCTCCTGGTCGGCCGGCAGAGCGGCTGCGCGACTTCTCATCCGCAGCTACAGGTTCGTGGGTGGGGCAGGTCGGGCATGGTGCGTGCCGGGCGCCGCTACGGTCACACTGCCGTCACTGCGGTCACTGCGGTCACTGCCGTCACTGCGGTCACTGCCGTCACTGCGGTCACTGCGGTCACTGCGGTCACTGCGGTCACTGCGCCGACCGCAAGATGTCGGCGAGTTCGGCGGCCGGGGTGGTGGGTGTGCGGGGGTGAAGGAGCTCGGTGCGGTGCACGATGCGGGGCTCGGTGATCGGCACGGCCGCGATGCCGGGGAGGTCTCCGGCTGCGGGCAGGGCGGCAACGGTGAGGCCGGCTCCGGCGGCCACCAGGACGGACAGACCGCTGAAGTCGGTCCCGGTGTAGGTGAGTTGGTGGCCGAAGCCGTCGGACCGGGCGGCGGCCCGGAGCTGGGCGAGGGGTACGGCGGCGTCGGGTGCATCGATCCAGCGGGCGGCGGCGAGGTCGGCCAGCCGCAACGCCGGACGGCCGGCAAGCGGGTGGGTGGCGGGCAGGAGTACCGCGAGAGGTTCCTCGCCGAGGGGAAAGGTGGTCAGGGGGCCGGCGTCGCGCAGCGGCAGCGGATCGCTGGGTGCCACGGCCCCGTCGACCAGCACCAGGTCCGCCGTGCCGGTCAGCGCCGCCTGGACCGCCTCGGTGCGACCGCACACCCGCACCGAGGCCGCGAGCTGCGGGGCCGCGGTGCGGGCGCGTACCAGCGCGAGCGCGGCGGAAGGCGTCAGCGCGCCCGGCGTGCAGGCCACCGCGAGGCGCCCCGGGCGCACTTGCCGCAGGCGCGCGACGTCGGCCCGCGCCGCATCCAGGCGCAGCAGCAGCGGCCGGGCGTGTTCCAGCAGCCGTTCGCCCGCCTCGGTCGGCGCTACCGGGCGGCGGGTGAGCAGCGGCGCCTCCAGATCGGTCTCCAGGCTCGCGATGTGCTGCGAGACCGCGGACTGGGTGTAGCCGAGGGCCTGGGCTGCGGCGGAGAAGGAGCGGTGGTCGACCACGGCGACGAAAGTTCGCAGCTGCTGCGGATCCATGAGCATCAGTATTACTGATTGTGGATGCAGGAAACATCGTTGGACGTGATGCAGGTGGGCGGCTGAGGATTGTCGCGTGACACACACCGCCCGCGTCGCCCTGGTCGGCGACCGCTCGCCCCACGTCCGTTCCCACACCCGCATCCCGGCCCTGCTCGACGCATTGCGCGAGCGTGACGGTCTGGACCTGGACGCCTACTGGATCCCCACCCAGGATGTTGCGGACCACACGACCCTGGCCGGGTTCGATGCGATCTGGGTGCTGCCCGGCAGCCCTTACCGCAGCGAGGCCGGCGCGCTCGCGGCCATCCGCACCGCCCGCGAGGACCGCATCCCCCTGCTCGGCACCTGCGCCGGTTTCCAGCATGTCCTGCTCGAATACGCCCGCAACGTGGCCGGGTTGGCAACGGCCGGTCACGCGGAGAGCGCTCCCGGCACACCGGCGGCCGACGCCGTGGTGGTGCCGCTTGCGTGCTCCCTGGTCGGGCACGAGGGCACGATCGAGCTGACCGCGGGCTCCCGCGCCGAAGTGCTCATCGGCGCCGAACGATCCGTCGAGCGCTACCACTGCAACTTCGGCGCCAGCCCCCACCACGTTCAGCTACTGCGCACCCATGGGCTGCAGTTCACCGGCACCGACACCGACGGCGAGGTGCGAATCGCCGAGCTGCCGGAACACCCGTTCTTCCTCGCCACCCTCTTCCAGCCGGAACTCGCCGGCGACGGCGCCCGCCCGCACCCTCTCATCCGCGGCCTCGCGGCGGCCGCCGTTGCCCGGGCGAAGACGGCAGAGTGAACGGCCTCAGGCCTCTGTTGAGCACCTGCCTGCGTCTCCAACTGAAGCGCTCGGCCGCAGCGCTGCTCTCGATCTCGCCACCACCTCTGCGGCCCATCAGGCGGAGTTGGTCGCGCGCCTCCAGGCACTCGGTGCGACGCCCGCCCACGTGGGACGGGGCACAGTGCCGTGGACGGTCCTCGCCGACCCGCAGGGCAACGAGTTCTGCGTCCTCGGCCCGTCCTGAGGCGGAGCCTCAACGACTCGGGCTCGTCGGGCCGGTCCGGAAAGCCGGGCAGGTGGGCGCAGGGCCCACAGGCGGACCGGCAGACGGCAGGTCCGAGCATCGGCAAACGGCAGGCCTGAACATGGCGGTGCGCCGCAGGTGCAGGAACCTGCGGCGCACCGGGTGGCCGGCGAGGGGACGTCACCTCTCACCGGCCGGTTCGGGCTGATCAGCGGGGGTGGCCCCAGTGACCGTTGTGCCCACCGTGGCCGTGCTGCCCCCAGCTTTCGGAGTCAACGACCCGGCGGTGGTCGTTGCTCAGCACCGCGGTGCCCCTGTGGTTGTCCCAGACGTAGTCACGACGGTCCTGGAAGAGGTCCCGGCGGTTGTCACGGCCGATGCCCGTGTGGACACGGACCTGTGAGTGGCCGCCCAGACGGACGTTGCCGAAGCGGTAGGTGTGGCCCGCGCGGTCCGAGAGGGTCCAGCCACGCAGGTTGACCGCCGTACGGCCGTTGTTCTTCACCGTCACATACTCGGCGTTCAGGCTCCGGTTGGAGTGGTCGTCCCGCCCGGGGCTGTCGTACTGGATGGCACCGAGCACCACCGCCGAGCGGTGATGCGGAGCCGGAGCATGGCCGTGGCCGGCCGCGGCGGCCGGGAGAACGGCGGTGGCCGCCAGAGCCACGGAGCCGAGGACCGTGGCAGCAATACGCGAAGTCTTACGGAGCACGAAAACCCCCTGGATACGGCACCTACAACCAGGTGCCGGAAACCGGATACCCGGCCGGTTTGACCGGGCTCCCACACAGTGACGGCTGGTCACACCTTGAGGGAAGAAATCCGGTTTGGTGTTACAAAACACAGACATATACACAACCACACCACGCCAGGCGCACACTCCCCCGCGCTCACCAGCGCAAACACGACGCCCTGTACACGCACCCAGACCCTGCAAGGGTTACTCGCGGTGTACACCTCGCGGTTGCGGCGGGGTTGCGCCGAGGAGGCGCTCGATCGGGAGGGGGCATGGACTCCGAAGCGCCCCTGAATTCCGGGCGGTATGACGGCATGCCGTATGGCCACACGGCCGTATGCCGACTTCCCCATTCCCCATGCGTCCGGCGTCCGGCATCGGCATCGGCATCGGCATCGGCATCCCACGATCACCTCACGGGTGATGCTGTCCCAGCAGCTCAGCGCCCACGGCATCCCGCGAGATCCCCAGCCGGCCGGTGGCCGTGTTCCGTCGCCGTTCCGATGGACATGATCGGTGCGGCGAACGGGCGGCCCGGTGCTGCCCGTCGCGGCCGTTCCACCGACGAACCGCCGCCCCACCCGGGGAGTCGGCCCATCTCCCCCTCGCCGTGAATTCGCCTTCAGCTCGCTTCGAACGCGCCTTGAACTCGCTTCGACTTCATCTCGACCAGTCGTCACGAAGGGAACCCGGCTATGTCCACCCATCTGTCCGCTCGCAGCGGCCTCGTCGCCGTGCTGGCCGCGGCTGCCATCGCCGCACCCGTCGCCACCGCAGGCACCGCGGCCGCCAGCGGTTCGAAGCTGACGCATGCGCAAGCCGCGAGCAGGCTGCGGGCGGCCGGTATCGCCTGGACCTCCAGCGGTCACTGCTCGAACCGCAACAACCGGCGGTGCACGTCCTTCACCCGCATCAACTCCGGCACCATCAAAGGGATCATCACCTTCAAACGGACCGCCCGGTGCGCGGTCACCATCACCGGCGGCACCGAGACCGGCCATGCATCAGGCCGGTACAGCCACTGGAACGGCTACAAGGTGGATATCTCTCCGACCGGTTGCGTCACGAATTACATCAAGCGCACGTTCCGGTACGCCGGCAAGCGCGGGGACGGAGCGCCCATGTACAAGTCCTCCGTGGGCAACATCTACGCCCGCGAAAGCAGCCACTGGGACATCACTTACCTTTGATCGACAACGGCCGCCCCCTTCCTGAACAGGCATAACGCTGGCCCGGAAGGGGGCGGCGGCAGGTGTGGGGCTTTTCTGGGAATTGCGCCCGGGCAGGGGATGCCGCGTGCCGCTCCACCTGCTCCACCTGCTCCACCTGCTCCACCTGCTCCACCTGCTCCACCGGGGGAGCAACGACGACGGCCTTTGTGGCACACCGTCCACGACCCCGAGACGAGACGCTGGGGCCCGGAAACGCAGTACCCGCACCACCTGACACCACACCGCCTATGCACCCGCACTGGCCGTCTTCCAGGACAAGCTGTAGTGCGTCCACCGCTCCCAGGCCGACCTCCGTGCGGCGCAGTCCTGGACAGCTCCACCACACGGAGGCCTTCGCCATGATCAAGCCGGGCCGCTGTCAACAACGCTCCGGGTCAACACACCCAGATCCTGCGGCGGGGAAGAAATTCGAGTCACCCTTCGCGAGCTCGGACCCGCCTGCCCGCCCTGCAGCATGGCGTTCTCGGCCAATGTGACCTCAAGTGGCCCACGAGGAACATGAGTTGTGTGTATGTTCAATGGGAGTGTGATCGACTAGAAAAGCGGGAAGAGGCTGCATGGCAACGGCACCGTCGGCTCGCTGGCACAGACTGGCCGTGCTCGCGGCCCTGATGCTGGCCGCGTTCACTTTCAACACCACGGAGAACCTGCCGATCGGGCTGCTCAAGCTCATCTCGGCCGACGTGCAGGTGTCACTCTCGGCGGTGGGCTATCTGGTCACCGCATACGGTCTGACCGTCGCCCTGGTCTCCCTGCCTCTCGCGCACACCACCCGGTCCATGCCGCGCCGCCATGTACTCACCGTCCTGCTGGCCGCGCTCGTCCTGTCCAGCCTGATCTCGGCGCTGGGATCCAACTACTGGCTGCTGATGGTCGCCCGGCTGGTTACCGCGCTCGCCCAGGCGCTGTTCTGGGCGGTGATGGGGCCGGTGGCGGTCGGCCTGTTCCCACCGGCTGTCCGGGGGCGGGTGATCGGGGTGCTGTCGGTGGCCGGTTCCCTGGCCCTGGTGCTGGGTGTCCCGCTCGGTACGTGGCTGGGCCAGCAGAGCGCGTGGCAGGTCCCACTCGTCGTGCTGGCCGGGCTGGGGCTGGTCTCCCTCGTCACGATCGCTGTTCTGCTCCCGACGTCCCGTCCGGAGGAGGGGCACGCGGCCTACGGTTCGGCACCCGACAAGCGGCGGTTCGGGATCGTGCTGGCGACCACCGCCCTGTCCGTCACGGGCGCGTTCGCGGGCTATACGTACCTCGTGAAGTTCCTGGGTGACGTGAGCGGTTTCTCCGACACCTCCGTCAGCGCTCTGCTGATGGTCTCCGGCATCGCGGGCGTGGTCGGTGTGTCGAGCGCGGGGCCGCTCCTGGACCGCTACCCGCGCGGCACGCTGGTCGTTCCGGTGGCCACCCAGGCGGCCGGCATGCTGGGCCTGTACGCGTTCGGTACCGCCCGGGCCGGAGCCGTCGCGTTCCTGGTGCTGCTGGGCGGCTCGCTCGGCCCGGTGTTCATGGCCACACAGAACCAGATGCTGCGCTTCGCTCCCGGCCGTACGGAAATCGCCCTGGCGGCCAACTCCGGTGCCTTCAACGCCGGGGTCGCGGGCGGGGCGCTGCTCGGTGGCCTCATCCTGCCCGTCTGGGACGTGCGGGCCACGTTCCTGGTGGGCGGGCTGCTGACCGTCGCCGCGTTCGCGACAGTGCTCACCGAGCGGATGCTGCCGCCCGCGGAGCAGGGCCGTCCGGCCGAATCCGGCCGGACGGTGGACAGGAGCCCCGCCGAGCACCGCTGATTCCGACGGGCGACGCCCCGTCGGCCCCTCTCACCAGGCGTACGCCTCCGGTGCGGGCCCGCCGGGTCCGGGGAAGAGCGCGTCGAGCTCCTTGAGCTGGCTCCTGTCCAGGGAGATCTTCAGCGCTGCGAGGCCCTGGTCGAGCTGTTCGGCCAGGCGTGGACCCAGGATCGGCGCGGTGACACCCGGCTGGTGCAACAGCCAGGCCAGCGCCACTTGGGCGGGCGGCAGACCCAGGTCGGCGCACCACTTCTCGTACGCCGCGATCCGATCGTGGTGCCGCTTCAGCTGCTTGCCCGATTTGGGTTCCGCCATACGGCCGTCAGCAGTGCCACGGCGCACCGCTCCGCCCAGCAGACCGCCGTGCAGCGGGCTGTAGGGGAGCAGGCCGATGCCGTAGTCGCGGCAGGCGGGCAGCACTTCCAGCTCGACGGTGCGCTCCAAGAGGTTGTAGACGGACTGCTCGCTGACCGGGCCGGGTGTGTTGCGCTGCCGGGCGTGCTCCTGTGCCCTGGCCAGGTGCCACCCGGCGAAGTTAGAGGTGCCGACGTAGGTGACCTTCCCCTGGGCGACCAGCAGGTCCAGTGCCTGCCAGGTCTCCTCCCACGGTGTGGTCCGGTCGATGTGGTGCACCTGCAGCAGGTCGATGTGGTCGGTCCGGAGCCGGCGCAGCGAGTCCTCGCACGCCTTCCTGACGTGGAAAGCGGACAAGCGGCCGGAGTTGGGCTTGAGGCCCATCATTCCGTAGACCTTGGTGGCCAGAACGATCTGGTCGCGACGTGCGGGATCCTCGGCGAGCCAGTTGCCGATGATCTGCTCCGTGATCCCCTCGCCCATCTGCGCGCCGTAGATGTTGGCGGTGTCGAAGAGGTTCACGCCCTTGTCCAGGGCCAGGTTCATGATGGCGTGCGCCTCGCGCTCCGGTGTTTGAGGGCCGAAGTTCATGGTGCCCAGACCGAGGCGTCCGACGACGAGTCCCGAGCGTCCCAAATTGGCGTACTTCATGATGCAGGTGCCTCCACCTCGTGACGGGAGCCCGGTGACCGGGCGGATTGGACAGATCGGACGGCGCTCAGCCGGTGCTCCAGATCTGCGGCCAACGGGCCTGGCGGCCGCTGGACGACGTAGTGGTCCCCAGGCATCCGTACGGCTGCCGCCCGCCCCGTGGTGTGTTGCTTCCAAGCGAGCGCGGGCACGTCGTCCTGGTTCCCGTAATAGGAAACGATGTCGCAGGACAGGGCTTCGGTGGGCGGCAGGTGGCCGTCGCACAGCTCCAAGTCCGCCCGCAGGACCGGAGTGATGAGCTCGATGATCTCCTCCAGCAGCGCCGGGTCGGCCGGGCCCAGGGACGTACTGAACGCCCGGGTGGTGCGCTCCAGTTCGGCGGGGTCGAGCCGGCCGTGGTCCACGGGTGCTGGGGTGCGGAGGGGAACAGCCCGCCACGCACAGCAGGTCGGGCTCGGCCAGGGCGGCGACGTCCCGTGACCGAGGTAGACGAGGGAGCGGCCGGTGCCGCCCAGTCGGGACCCCACGGCGGCGGCCACCTCTTGCGCGGCCGCGTGGCTGTCCGGACCGAACACGGCGTGCCAGCCCGCCGGCGCCTCGGCGGACGCAGGCCACAGCGAGTGCTGGCCCTCGTGGTTGACCAGGGCGAGGAATGATCCCGCCGGGTCCTCGAAGGGGTTAGGCACGGTTCTGCCTCCTTTTCTCCGGGAGTTGGGTATGGCGCCTCCGTTTCTCTTCGCGTCTACGCCTCTGCGTGCAGGCGCGCGGCGAGTGAGGCCACGGTGGGCGCTTCGAAGAGGGTCTGGACGCGGATGCTCGCATCGACGTCGGCCCGTATACGAGCGACCAGTTTGGTGGCGAGCAGGGAGTGCCCACCGAGGTCGAAGAAGCTGTCGTCGATGCTGACCCGGGGCACCCCGAGAACCTGCTCGAACAGGTCGCACAGTGCCTTCTCGTCCGGCGTGCGCGGGGTCCGCCCCGCCCCGTGTCCCACGGCGTCCGGTGCGGGCAGGGCGCGGCGGTCGAGTTTGCCGTTCGCGTTCAGGGGCATCTGGTCCAGCTCGACGAAGGCGGCGGGGAGCATGTACGCGGGCAGGGTCCGTTCCAGATGCGTGCGCAGCTCCTCCTGCTGGGGCACCGGCCGGAGAGCCACCGCGTCCCTCGTCCCGCGGCTCGGCACGTAGTACGCGACCAGCTCCTTGTCGCCCGGCCGGTCCTCCCGTACGGTCACGGCCGCTTGGCCGACCCCGGGGTGGCCGGTCAGGGCCGCCGCCACTTCATCCAATTCGATTCGAAACCCGCGGATCTTGACCTGGTCGTCCGTCCGCCCGATGAACTCCAGGCAGCCGTCCCGGTGGCGACGGACCAGATCGCCGGTACGGTACATCCGCTCGCCCGGGCCGCCGAAGGGATCGGCGACGAAGCGCTCCGCGGTCAGCACGGGGCGGCCGAGGTATCCGTGTGCAAGTCCGGCGCCCGCGATGTACAGGTCACCTGCCACACCGGGCGGAACCGGCTGGAGGTACCGGTTCAGCACATGGACACGAGTGTTGTCGAGGGGGCGGCCGATGGGCGGAGTGCGGTGGCCGCAGTCCTCGCCCAGCCAGGCCGTGGCGTAGACGGTCGTTTCCGTCGGCCCGTAGATGTTGGCGATTCGGGCGCCGGGGACGGCGGTCCGCAGTTCCGCGGCGACATGGGCGGGCAGTGCTTCGCCTGCCAGCACGACGGTCTCCGCCCTGAGGTCCACATCGTGGTGGCCGACGAGGTTGGCCACGGCCGAGGGCACGCCGCTGATCAGACTGCCCGTCCAACGTCCCGCCGGGCGCTCCGCCACCGCCAGCACATCGCGGACGATCTCGATGCTGCCGCCGCACAGCAAGGGGCACAGAACCTCGAAGACGGAGACGTCGAAGGTCAGTGAGGTGGCGGCCAGGACATGGGAGAGCCCCTGTCGCCCGAAGGTGTCGCGGGCCCAGAGCGCGAGGTTCACGGCAGCGGAGTGTGGGACCGCTACGCCCTTGGGTCGGCCACTCGTCCCGGATGTGTAGATCACGTACGCGGTGCTGCCGGGGAGCGGTCCCTGCGGCCGGCCCTGGTCGGCGAGGCCGTCATCGGCCAGGCCGTCGACGCGGAGCACGGGAAGGCCCTCGGGAAACAGTGCGCAGGTCTCGTCGGTGGCGACCGCGCAGACGGGGGCCGCGTCGTCCAGGACCAGGGCAATGCGCCCCGCGGGGTGGCGCGGGTCCAGGGGAAGGTAGGCGGCGCCGGTCTTCAGCACGGCCAGTACGGCCACCACCATGTCCGCCGACCGGGGCAAGGCCAGGGCCACGAACCGCTCGGGTCCCGCTCCGGCGGCGCTCAGACGCCTGGCGAGCCGGTCGGCACGGGCATCGAGCCGGGCATAGGTGAGACGGTCGCCGTCGCAGATCACGGCCGTCGCGTCCGGGGTGCGGACGACCTGGTCCTGGAAGAGGGCGGGTAGCGTGGTGGCGGGCCGGGGGCGGTCGGTGCGCGTGCGTTCCGCCAGTAGCTGGTGGTGCTCCTCGGGGGCCAGGATGTCCAGGGCCTCGACGGGCGTGTCCGGGGCGGCCACCGCCCTGGTGAGCAGGAGGGTCAGCCGGGCGACCAGGCCGAGGACGGTGTCCCGGTCGAACAGGTCGGTGCTGTACTCGAGGAATCCGCTCAGCCCATCAGGTTCGCCGTCCGCCGTCTGCTGCTCGGCGAGGTTGAGCAGCAGGTCGAAGCGGGCCGCCCCGGGGTGCAGGAGCTCGCTGTCGATCTTCAGCCCGGGGGTGGTCCACCTGGGTTCGGGGGCGTTCTGCAGGGCCAGGGACACCTGGAAGAGCGGATGGCGGCCGATGGCGCGGGCCGGGTTGAGGTCCTCGACGAGGTACTCGAAGGGCACGTCCTGGTGTGCGTACGCGCCCAACGCGGTGTCGCGTGTGCGGTGGAGCAGTTCCCGGAAGCTCGGGGAGCCGGAGGTGTCCGCCCGCAGGACGAGGGTGTTGACGAAGAATCCGACGGACCGGTCCAGGGCCTGGTCGGTACGTCCGGCGACGGGTGAGCCGATGGGTATGTCGTGTCCCGCGCCCAGCCGGGTCAACAGGGCGGCCAGGGCAGCCTGCAGCGCCATGAAGAGGCTGGTGCCGCTGTGGTGGGCCTGATCGGCCAGGGCGCGGTGCAGTTCCGCGTCCCAGGCGACCGGCACCGTCGCGCCCCGGTACGTGGGGTCCG is a genomic window of Streptomyces sp. Edi2 containing:
- a CDS encoding MFS transporter → MATAPSARWHRLAVLAALMLAAFTFNTTENLPIGLLKLISADVQVSLSAVGYLVTAYGLTVALVSLPLAHTTRSMPRRHVLTVLLAALVLSSLISALGSNYWLLMVARLVTALAQALFWAVMGPVAVGLFPPAVRGRVIGVLSVAGSLALVLGVPLGTWLGQQSAWQVPLVVLAGLGLVSLVTIAVLLPTSRPEEGHAAYGSAPDKRRFGIVLATTALSVTGAFAGYTYLVKFLGDVSGFSDTSVSALLMVSGIAGVVGVSSAGPLLDRYPRGTLVVPVATQAAGMLGLYAFGTARAGAVAFLVLLGGSLGPVFMATQNQMLRFAPGRTEIALAANSGAFNAGVAGGALLGGLILPVWDVRATFLVGGLLTVAAFATVLTERMLPPAEQGRPAESGRTVDRSPAEHR
- a CDS encoding lamin tail domain-containing protein yields the protein MLRKTSRIAATVLGSVALAATAVLPAAAAGHGHAPAPHHRSAVVLGAIQYDSPGRDDHSNRSLNAEYVTVKNNGRTAVNLRGWTLSDRAGHTYRFGNVRLGGHSQVRVHTGIGRDNRRDLFQDRRDYVWDNHRGTAVLSNDHRRVVDSESWGQHGHGGHNGHWGHPR
- a CDS encoding aldo/keto reductase — protein: MKYANLGRSGLVVGRLGLGTMNFGPQTPEREAHAIMNLALDKGVNLFDTANIYGAQMGEGITEQIIGNWLAEDPARRDQIVLATKVYGMMGLKPNSGRLSAFHVRKACEDSLRRLRTDHIDLLQVHHIDRTTPWEETWQALDLLVAQGKVTYVGTSNFAGWHLARAQEHARQRNTPGPVSEQSVYNLLERTVELEVLPACRDYGIGLLPYSPLHGGLLGGAVRRGTADGRMAEPKSGKQLKRHHDRIAAYEKWCADLGLPPAQVALAWLLHQPGVTAPILGPRLAEQLDQGLAALKISLDRSQLKELDALFPGPGGPAPEAYAW
- a CDS encoding LysR family transcriptional regulator, whose protein sequence is MDPQQLRTFVAVVDHRSFSAAAQALGYTQSAVSQHIASLETDLEAPLLTRRPVAPTEAGERLLEHARPLLLRLDAARADVARLRQVRPGRLAVACTPGALTPSAALALVRARTAAPQLAASVRVCGRTEAVQAALTGTADLVLVDGAVAPSDPLPLRDAGPLTTFPLGEEPLAVLLPATHPLAGRPALRLADLAAARWIDAPDAAVPLAQLRAAARSDGFGHQLTYTGTDFSGLSVLVAAGAGLTVAALPAAGDLPGIAAVPITEPRIVHRTELLHPRTPTTPAAELADILRSAQ
- a CDS encoding Lrp/AsnC family transcriptional regulator gives rise to the protein MSRPEIADSDILEPDDVRILRALQIDPRVGFATVAMVLGLSEPTVARRYRRMRRAGAIRVIGVVDPGALGQSRWMVRLRCRPGSATAIAEALAQRDDISWVALNAAGSEVTCAVRSRSQEQRDDLLGRRLPRTAAVLDLQASVLLRQFVGGRGHYWAALAGSLTPEQESALGSGDNPFTERPVVRNQPSQLSAQDEKLLAALAADGRASLVHLAAAADLTPGRASRRLHALLSGGVVHIDVEIAPMALGYRARANLWMRAHPGKIKAVGRAMAQMPEVGFAAAVSGPYNLHAVVQCRDLDELFEFATDRVGNLPGVEGMEISPVERQIKQAGTRVDGDRLTDPPSEHNRR